ACGATCGATAAAGAAGATGGTCTGATCAATATGCAGAGGGCCGTCATAGACACCATAAACGAGTTAATTTCAAGATTGGTAAATAAGAATCAAATCGAACCTCATGATATAATCGATGTATGTGCAGCTGGTAATACTATAATGACATATTTATTTGCGGGTATGGATGCTCGACATCTCTTAAGTGTCGATGCGGTTGTTGAAAAGCACCCGATCAAGATGAGTGCAGAGATGCTCGGAATGAATGTAAACCCAAAGGCTTTGGTCTACTGCTTACCATGTGTGAGTAGATTTATTGGAGGAGATGCGGTGGGTGATATCATCGTTTCTAACGTACATGAATCACAAGAAACATCGTTACTGATCGATATTGGGACGAATGTCGAAGTTATACTGGGCAGCCAAGGATGGTTACTTTCAACGACAGCGGCTGCAGGCCCGGCATTCGAAGGATGGGGTATAAAGTTTGGAACGAGATCGATCGAAGGGGCGATCGACCATGTGAAGATAGATCCTAAAACCCTCAAAGCGAGTTACACAGTAATAGGCTCCATCAAGCCCAAGGGTATCTGTGGCTCAGGATTGATCGATGCAATGGCTGAGATGTTTCGTGCAGGGATTCTAGATGTCTTTGGAAAGATCGATAGTAGTGTATCATCAGAGTATGTAAGGGTTGGTGCTGATGGTCTAGAGTATATAATTGCCCCATCTAACGAAACGAGCATAGGCCAAGATATTACTATTTCACAAAAAGATATCAATATATTGATGGACTCGAAGGCCTCCGTCTGTGGAGCGATATCATCTTTATTGAAGAAGATGAAGTTATCAGTTTCAGATATTAAGAATGTATACATCTGCGGGGCTTTCGGTAGCTTTCTAGATATAAATAACGGTGTAGCGATCGGTCTGATACCCGAGTTCCCAAAGGCGAAGTTTCACATCTTAGGAAATGGTTCTGTGGCTGGTGCTTACCTAACCTTGATATCACAAGATTATAGAAAGAAGGCTGAGGAGGTTGCCGAGTTAATAGCGTACTTCGATATGTTAAGGGATATGGACTTTATGGATGAATATCAGGCAGCCTTTACCATACCCGGAAAGAGAGAACTATTCCCCACGTGGTGGGAAGCCAGTAAAAAGTTAAGGAGA
This DNA window, taken from Nitrososphaerales archaeon, encodes the following:
- a CDS encoding ASKHA domain-containing protein; protein product: MQRDSLGTSITITFQPFGRRFTAKKGDNLIEIAQRAGINIRNVCGGKGLCGKCKVIIKKGEIESRISKEEKLLSDMEISQGYVLACQTRCLSDCEVLIPAESRVEGQKILSKAEIFKIEPKPFVFKEYLNPQSLQHVKKVEDVLHFKYPKGLDISTDALQRLKEASVEWDKGLTLTIRRAADRYTVVDVEIGDRSKKCYGVAIDIGTTKIVIYLVNLSTGDIVDVASDYNKQLMYGEDLVSRIGFTIDKEDGLINMQRAVIDTINELISRLVNKNQIEPHDIIDVCAAGNTIMTYLFAGMDARHLLSVDAVVEKHPIKMSAEMLGMNVNPKALVYCLPCVSRFIGGDAVGDIIVSNVHESQETSLLIDIGTNVEVILGSQGWLLSTTAAAGPAFEGWGIKFGTRSIEGAIDHVKIDPKTLKASYTVIGSIKPKGICGSGLIDAMAEMFRAGILDVFGKIDSSVSSEYVRVGADGLEYIIAPSNETSIGQDITISQKDINILMDSKASVCGAISSLLKKMKLSVSDIKNVYICGAFGSFLDINNGVAIGLIPEFPKAKFHILGNGSVAGAYLTLISQDYRKKAEEVAELIAYFDMLRDMDFMDEYQAAFTIPGKRELFPTWWEASKKLRRVSTS